In Elephas maximus indicus isolate mEleMax1 chromosome 7, mEleMax1 primary haplotype, whole genome shotgun sequence, the following proteins share a genomic window:
- the LOC126079503 gene encoding olfactory receptor 9G1-like, with amino-acid sequence MERGNHTVTEFILVGFTTDPVIQLILFVVFLGVYSVTVVGNTILMALICNDSRLHTPMYFFIGNLSFLDLWYSTVYTPKILVTCISEDKSISFAGCLAQFFFSAGLAFSECYLLASMAYDRYVAISKPLLYSQAMSITVCAFLVAASYFGGFVNSYIITKRTFALNFCGDNVIDDFFCDLLPLVKLACGRKDGFQTLRYFLLASNVIIPIVLILTSYLFIITTVLRIRSTQGCLKAFSTCSSHLISVTLYYGSILYIYCHSGYRYSMDRNKIVSTFHTVVFPTLNPMIYSLRNKDVKEALNKLFK; translated from the coding sequence ATGGAGAGGGGCAATCACACCGTAACTGAGTTCATCCTGGTGGGCTTCACGACAGACCCTGTGATACAGTTGATCCTGTTTGTGGTGTTCCTTGGAGTATACTCTGTGACTGTGGTGGGAAATACCATACTCATGGCATTGATCTGTAATGACTCCCggctccacacacccatgtattttTTCATTGGTAATCTCTCGTTCTTGGATCTCTGGTATTCTACTGTCTACACCCCGAAGATCCTAGTGACCTGCATCTCTGAGGACAAAAGCATCTCCTTTGCTGGCTGCCTAGCTCAGTTCTTCTTCTCTGCTGGGCTGGCATTTAGTGAGTGTTACTTGTTGGCCTCCATggcttatgaccgctatgtggccatctcaAAACCACTGCTGTATTCTCAGGCAATGTCCATAACGGTGTGCGCATTTTTAGTAGCAGCCTCATATTTTGGTGGATTTGTTAACTCTTACATCATCACCAAAAGAACTTTTGCCTTGAACTTCTGTGGTGACAATGTCATTGATGACTTTTTCTGTGATTTACTTCCCCTGGTGAAGCTGGCTTGTGGCAGAAAAGATGGCTTCCAGACTCTACGGTATTTTCTCCTGGCCTCCAATGTCATCATCCCCATTGTGCTCATCCTCACCTCCTACCTCTTCATCATTACCACCGTCTTGAGGATCCGCTCCACCCAGGGTTGTCTCAAAGCCTTCTCTACCTGCTCCTCCCACTTGATTTCTGTCACCTTATACTACGGCTCCATTCTCTACATCTACTGTCACTCCGGATATCGCTATTCCATGGATAGGAACAAAATAGTTTCCACCTTTCACACTGTGGTCTTCCCCACGTTGAATCCTatgatctacagcctgaggaataaggatgtgaAAGAAGCACTGAATAAACTCTTTAAATAA
- the LOC126079471 gene encoding olfactory receptor 1013-like → METDNHTMTEFILVGFTTDPVMQLILFVVFLGLYSVTMVRNTVLLTLTSNDSRLHTPMYFFIGNLSFLDLWCSSVYTPKILKTCISEDKSISIAGCVAQFFFSAGLAYSECYLLAAMAYDRYVAISKPLLYSQAMSIRLCAFLVVASYLGGFINSSVITKRTFALNFCGDNVIDDFFCDLLPLVKLACGRKDGYQTLLYFLLASNVITPILLILASYLFIITTILRIRSTQGRLKAFSTCSSHLISVTLYYGSILYIYCRPRSSYSMDRDKIVSTFYTVVFPTLNPMIYSLRNKDVKEALNKLFK, encoded by the coding sequence ATGGAGACAGACAATCATACCATGACTGAGTTCATCCTTGTGGGCTTCACAACAGACCCTGTGATGCAGTTGATCTTATTtgtggtgttccttggtttgtactCTGTGACCATGGTGAGAAATACCGTGTTACTAACACTGACCTCTAATGACTCCCGGCTTCACACACCCATGTATTTTTTCATTGGAAATCTGTCATTCCTGGATCTCTGGTGTTCCTCTGTCTATACCCCGAAGATCCTAAAGACCTGCATCTCCGAGGACAAAAGCATCTCCATTGCTGGCTGTGTAGCTCAGTTCTTCTTCTCTGCTGGGCTGGCATATAGTGAGTGTTACTTGTTGGCCGCCATggcttatgaccgctatgtggccatctcaAAACCACTGCTGTATTCTCAGGCAATGTCCATAAGGCTATGTGCATTTTTAGTAGTAGCCTCATATCTTGGCGGATTTATCAACTCTTCTGTCATCACCAAAAGAACTTTTGCCTTGAACTTCTGTGGTGACAATGTCATTGATGACTTTTTCTGTGATTTACTTCCCCTGGTGAAGCTGGCTTGTGGCAGAAAAGATGGCTACCAGACTCTACTGTATTTCCTCCTGGCCTCCAATGTCATCACTCCCATTCTGCTCATACTCGCCTCCTACCTCTTTATCATTACCACCATCTTGAGGATCCGCTCCACCCAGGGCCGCCTCAAAGCCTTCTCTACCTGCTCCTCCCACTTGATTTCTGTCACCTTATACTATGGCTCCATTCTCTACATCTACTGTCGCCCCCGATCTAGCTATTCCATGGATAGGGACAAAATAGTTTCCACCTTTTACACTGTGGTCTTTCCCACATTGAATCCTATGATATACAGCCTTAGGAATAAGGATGTGAAAGAGGCTCTGAATAAACTCTTTAAATGA